Proteins from a single region of Labedella gwakjiensis:
- a CDS encoding Ig-like domain-containing protein has product MGIATWLRGRKVTASVVAVSVLVAVPVSFAILHDGFPVTDVTLDAKDVWVTNGSELLAGRLNRQIEELDAAVQTVSNEIDILQDGETVVLHDLTGSTIEMIDPSFTTLVEQTDIPAGSSVALGATTLAVLSADGELWTTDVGSGLELSTVDVEPTLELGAGAQVAVSSSGTVFALSTEERELHTLPADGSESSTQQMPALEDVEIAAAGEEPVVFDRTGNRIVRGDGSTVDLPEQGLVLQQSSPSDDVALVATGDALMAVPLAGGDDPSVVSAKVGRASTEPDDVAAPVNLAGCWHGAWSSSSRYMAVCGDDVDRQDVEPTADGSPLMFRVNRQIIALNNLFTGDIWLVDANMRLVQNWEEVTPPEEEEGEEGDEKASRQSFEDTIAERTEVNRPPIARDDEMGVRPGRSTVLPVLDNDTDPDGDVLTVISDTGIGEKDGVLEYVDGGRALQFTPAENKTSGTISLRYTVSDGRSGGVSTASLSIRVVPYEINEPPAEQRVGATSVESGQTVSYNALTDWRDPDGDDIYLKSAASKAGDRVRFSPDGFVTVTHSSGQLGVRDIVFVVSDGTTDSTGSFALDAKPAGSMNPVGTPDFADTFVGQAVELDVLDNDVSPSGEPLALVGAEALTAGVGITPNTDTGTLSVSAGAPNSYYIKYTLSAGSKTSVGLARVDVSQIPEEVGAPIAVRDTLYLRPNEPTSLAVLNNDVSPSGSVLAVRSVEASDDASSLSIELLGQSVVRVTANEAIDQQLQFSYTLSDGLHDATTTVTVVPVAPLTKHQAPILEDDFVKVRAGDIASVPVLDNDLHPDNAVMTVDQELTKAAEQGLSFVTGDRVRYQAPSEPGVYTATYQVTDEFQQKAVANVVFTVVPADPDNNLAPTAPTLTARVFAGADVEVNVPLDGLDGDGDSVVFDGVTGAQSLGLVRSQTSDSFVYEANPTQYGTDTFPYRVKDVYGATAIGTIKIAVIERSTQDMSPIAVDDRIEVRPGRVVSVPVLANDSDPNAYTIELTDELGDVPSNVTAEVDGGTVEIEAPDEETNFAIRYTISNGHGGTDNAYVQVRVTEQARIQPPGVEDHVVEADEVVAKRTVDIDLREGASNPGGRAADLVPTVEGPNAGAVELLEDGTARVTLGDTRTAITYRLTNDVDDLSSAAFIVVPPFSDGLPPRLIEDERIVEKNQTKTWKLSEIAESPTGKDIALTKADKVTSTRSDGTPNFVNDQTVTFTPAKDYRGPASLSFEVSDGTALGVVLLTMPITVGDPEMKDEPPTFTNPTLSIEADGTPFPIDLRESAAHPNAEVLRSISFGSLGQPTGGIQASLSGSELTASAPLGVQPGTSTTIPVTLTYRDFEVTGQINIRVVASSRPLPQAYDDSAADARKNSTVTIPATANDFNPFPDQDLTITDVAVETGDARASISGGNVVIATGAPKSQDISVLYTIQDATKDPSRTSQGRATVTVTDVPDAPPAPALTASDRNIAVTVSPTPANNGSEVTGYTVTRNDGTVKTDCSPGVPCNFAGTNGTTYSFTVTATNGVGTSEPSPANSEVSYGKPGAPTNAAINKTNQYAPSTFRLSWAAPADNGGRIDRYEYQFDSQPVQSTTATTATSPRADAGEHSFYVRACGPGGCSDWSNRPSQTIENEPPPPAKIVLSEGDGYSGGGTGKHYRLVVTGFPANSSFVVECYASAGKVITSQRDINGNVYRTDGGGGWTGQTGCYDGFKGDHWVIITIGSVSAESNRVNWGA; this is encoded by the coding sequence ATGGGGATAGCGACATGGCTGCGCGGCCGCAAGGTGACCGCGTCCGTCGTCGCCGTTTCGGTGCTCGTGGCCGTGCCGGTCTCGTTCGCCATCCTCCACGACGGCTTCCCTGTCACCGACGTCACGCTCGATGCCAAGGACGTCTGGGTCACGAACGGCTCAGAGCTCCTGGCCGGTCGCCTCAACCGGCAGATCGAGGAGCTCGACGCCGCGGTTCAGACCGTCTCGAACGAGATCGACATCCTGCAGGACGGCGAGACGGTCGTTCTCCACGACCTCACCGGTTCCACGATCGAGATGATCGATCCGTCGTTCACGACGCTCGTCGAGCAGACCGACATCCCCGCGGGTTCGTCCGTCGCTCTCGGGGCCACGACCCTCGCCGTGCTGTCCGCCGACGGCGAGCTCTGGACGACCGACGTCGGATCGGGTCTCGAACTCAGCACCGTCGACGTCGAGCCCACGCTCGAGCTCGGCGCCGGCGCCCAGGTGGCCGTGTCCTCGAGCGGAACCGTCTTCGCCCTCTCGACGGAGGAACGCGAGCTGCACACGCTCCCGGCGGACGGCTCCGAGTCATCGACGCAGCAGATGCCGGCCCTCGAGGATGTGGAGATCGCCGCGGCGGGGGAGGAACCCGTCGTCTTCGATCGCACCGGCAATCGGATCGTCCGAGGCGACGGCTCGACGGTCGACCTGCCGGAGCAGGGCCTCGTCCTGCAGCAGTCGAGCCCCTCGGACGACGTGGCCCTCGTCGCCACGGGCGATGCGCTCATGGCGGTCCCGCTCGCGGGTGGTGATGATCCCTCCGTCGTCTCCGCGAAGGTCGGCAGGGCGTCGACCGAGCCAGACGATGTGGCCGCTCCCGTCAACCTCGCGGGCTGCTGGCACGGAGCGTGGTCGTCGTCGAGCCGCTACATGGCCGTCTGCGGCGACGACGTGGATCGTCAGGACGTCGAACCGACCGCGGACGGATCGCCCCTGATGTTCCGCGTTAACCGGCAGATCATCGCCCTCAACAACCTCTTCACCGGTGACATCTGGCTCGTCGACGCGAACATGCGCCTCGTCCAGAACTGGGAAGAGGTGACTCCTCCGGAGGAGGAGGAGGGCGAGGAGGGCGACGAGAAGGCGTCGCGGCAGTCCTTCGAGGACACGATCGCGGAGCGCACCGAGGTGAACCGCCCGCCGATCGCGCGCGACGACGAGATGGGCGTGCGGCCGGGCCGATCGACCGTCCTCCCGGTGCTCGACAACGACACCGATCCGGACGGCGATGTCCTCACCGTGATCAGCGACACCGGGATCGGCGAGAAGGACGGCGTCCTCGAGTACGTCGACGGTGGGCGCGCCCTCCAGTTCACCCCGGCGGAGAACAAGACCTCCGGCACGATCTCGCTCCGGTACACCGTGTCGGACGGGCGATCGGGCGGTGTCTCGACCGCGTCGCTGTCGATCCGTGTCGTGCCGTACGAGATCAACGAGCCGCCGGCCGAACAGCGGGTAGGCGCGACGTCCGTCGAGTCCGGCCAGACCGTGTCATACAACGCCCTCACCGATTGGCGGGATCCCGACGGCGACGACATCTACCTCAAGAGCGCGGCCTCGAAGGCGGGGGATCGCGTGCGGTTCTCGCCCGACGGCTTCGTCACCGTGACGCACTCCTCCGGGCAACTCGGAGTCCGCGACATCGTCTTCGTCGTCTCAGACGGCACGACCGACTCGACCGGAAGCTTCGCCCTCGATGCGAAGCCGGCCGGTTCGATGAACCCCGTCGGGACGCCCGATTTCGCCGATACGTTCGTCGGCCAGGCCGTCGAGCTCGACGTGCTCGACAACGACGTGTCACCGTCGGGCGAACCGCTCGCGCTCGTCGGCGCCGAGGCTCTCACCGCCGGGGTCGGAATCACCCCGAACACCGACACGGGAACTCTCTCCGTCTCGGCCGGAGCCCCCAACTCCTACTACATCAAGTACACGCTCTCGGCCGGATCGAAGACGAGCGTCGGCCTCGCGCGCGTCGACGTGTCGCAGATCCCGGAGGAGGTCGGTGCGCCGATCGCGGTCCGCGACACGCTGTACCTGCGTCCGAACGAGCCCACGAGCCTCGCGGTGCTGAACAACGACGTGTCGCCGTCCGGTTCGGTGCTCGCCGTCCGATCCGTCGAGGCCTCGGACGACGCATCCTCGCTCTCGATCGAGTTGCTCGGTCAGTCGGTGGTGCGCGTGACGGCGAACGAGGCGATCGATCAGCAGCTGCAGTTCTCCTACACGCTCTCCGACGGGCTCCACGACGCGACGACGACCGTCACCGTCGTCCCCGTCGCTCCGCTCACGAAGCATCAGGCGCCCATCCTCGAGGACGACTTCGTCAAGGTGAGGGCCGGAGACATCGCGAGCGTTCCCGTGCTCGACAACGACCTCCACCCCGACAACGCCGTGATGACGGTCGACCAGGAGCTCACGAAGGCCGCAGAGCAGGGTCTCTCGTTCGTCACGGGCGACCGCGTCCGTTATCAGGCCCCGTCGGAACCCGGTGTGTACACCGCGACCTACCAGGTGACCGACGAGTTCCAGCAGAAGGCGGTCGCGAACGTCGTCTTCACGGTGGTGCCGGCGGATCCCGACAACAACCTCGCGCCCACGGCCCCCACCCTCACGGCCCGCGTCTTCGCCGGCGCGGACGTCGAGGTGAACGTGCCGCTCGACGGCCTCGACGGCGATGGCGACTCCGTCGTCTTCGACGGTGTGACGGGGGCGCAGAGCCTCGGCCTCGTGCGCAGCCAGACCTCCGACTCGTTCGTCTACGAGGCGAACCCGACCCAGTACGGGACGGACACGTTCCCCTACCGTGTGAAGGACGTCTACGGCGCGACCGCGATCGGCACGATCAAGATCGCGGTCATCGAGCGGTCGACGCAGGACATGTCGCCCATCGCGGTCGACGACCGCATCGAGGTCCGCCCCGGTCGCGTCGTGAGCGTGCCGGTGCTCGCGAACGACTCGGACCCGAACGCCTACACGATCGAGCTCACGGACGAGCTGGGCGACGTGCCCTCGAACGTGACGGCGGAGGTCGACGGCGGCACTGTCGAGATCGAGGCTCCGGACGAGGAGACCAACTTCGCGATCCGCTACACGATCTCGAACGGGCACGGAGGCACGGACAACGCCTACGTGCAGGTGCGAGTGACCGAGCAGGCGCGCATCCAGCCGCCGGGTGTGGAGGACCACGTCGTCGAAGCCGACGAGGTCGTCGCGAAGCGCACGGTCGACATCGACCTGCGCGAGGGCGCGTCGAACCCGGGTGGACGCGCCGCCGATCTGGTCCCGACGGTCGAAGGCCCGAACGCCGGTGCCGTCGAGCTCCTCGAGGACGGCACGGCCAGGGTGACCCTGGGCGACACCCGCACGGCCATCACGTACCGCCTGACCAACGACGTCGACGACCTCAGCTCAGCGGCCTTCATCGTCGTGCCCCCGTTCTCCGACGGCCTCCCACCCCGACTCATCGAGGACGAGCGCATCGTCGAGAAGAACCAGACGAAGACGTGGAAGCTCAGCGAGATCGCCGAGTCGCCGACGGGCAAGGACATCGCGCTCACGAAGGCCGACAAGGTCACGAGTACGCGCAGCGACGGAACGCCGAACTTCGTCAACGACCAGACCGTGACCTTCACGCCGGCGAAGGACTATCGCGGACCCGCCTCGCTGAGCTTCGAGGTGAGCGACGGCACAGCTCTCGGTGTCGTGCTCCTCACGATGCCGATCACGGTCGGCGACCCGGAGATGAAGGACGAACCCCCGACCTTCACGAACCCCACCCTCTCGATCGAAGCCGACGGGACACCGTTCCCCATCGACCTGCGCGAATCGGCGGCGCACCCCAACGCCGAGGTGCTGCGTTCGATCTCGTTCGGGTCCCTCGGCCAGCCCACCGGAGGGATCCAGGCGAGCCTGAGCGGGTCGGAGCTCACCGCGAGCGCGCCCCTCGGCGTGCAGCCCGGAACGTCCACGACGATCCCCGTCACGCTGACCTACCGTGATTTCGAGGTGACGGGTCAGATCAACATCCGCGTCGTCGCGTCGTCGAGACCGCTCCCGCAGGCCTACGACGATTCGGCGGCGGACGCCCGGAAGAACAGCACGGTGACCATCCCGGCGACGGCCAACGACTTCAACCCGTTCCCCGACCAGGACCTCACCATCACAGACGTGGCCGTCGAGACGGGCGATGCCAGGGCCTCGATCAGCGGCGGGAACGTCGTCATCGCGACGGGCGCACCGAAGAGCCAGGACATCAGCGTCCTGTACACGATCCAGGATGCGACGAAGGATCCGTCTCGGACGTCGCAGGGCCGCGCGACGGTCACCGTGACGGACGTGCCGGACGCGCCTCCGGCCCCCGCCCTCACGGCGAGCGACCGCAACATCGCCGTCACGGTGAGCCCGACACCGGCGAACAACGGCTCGGAGGTCACCGGCTACACGGTGACCCGCAACGACGGCACGGTCAAGACGGACTGCTCGCCCGGCGTCCCGTGCAACTTCGCCGGCACGAACGGAACGACCTACAGCTTCACCGTGACGGCGACGAACGGGGTGGGCACGAGCGAGCCCTCGCCGGCGAACAGCGAGGTCTCCTACGGCAAGCCCGGTGCGCCCACCAACGCAGCGATCAACAAGACCAACCAGTACGCGCCGAGCACGTTCCGCCTCTCGTGGGCGGCTCCAGCCGACAACGGCGGCCGTATCGACCGCTACGAGTACCAGTTCGACAGCCAGCCCGTGCAGTCGACGACGGCGACGACGGCGACCTCCCCACGGGCCGACGCCGGCGAGCACTCCTTCTACGTCCGCGCCTGCGGACCGGGTGGGTGCAGCGACTGGAGCAACCGACCGAGCCAGACCATCGAGAACGAGCCGCCGCCGCCCGCGAAGATCGTCCTCTCCGAGGGTGACGGGTACAGCGGTGGAGGAACGGGCAAGCACTACCGCCTGGTCGTCACGGGATTCCCGGCCAACAGCAGCTTCGTCGTCGAGTGCTACGCGAGCGCCGGCAAGGTGATCACATCCCAGCGGGACATCAACGGCAACGTCTACCGGACCGACGGCGGTGGCGGGTGGACCGGACAGACCGGTTGCTACGACGGATTCAAGGGCGACCACTGGGTCATCATCACGATCGGCAGCGTCAGTGCCGAATCGAACAGAGTGAATTGGGGAGCTTGA
- a CDS encoding serine/threonine-protein kinase, with the protein MLTVRRAPTSPPEIPGLTFLRPLGSGGFSDVYLYQQELPRREVAVKVLAAETVDDQARAAFVGEANLMAQLSAHPYIVTIYGASVAADGRPYFMMEYCAGPSLADQYKDHRFTVADALRTGVRLSSAVATAHSAGILHRDIKPANVLTNAYGWPALTDFGISAALEPDHAHAGLTSAGDTPVGEADGGTSPTIGMSIPWSPPEMFADHPQTDVRSDVFSLAATIYTLLAGHTPFEVRGKPNGMIDLIGRIERGAMTPLENDRPDVPRSLLLVLARGMAVDKESRYDSVLEFARALQRVELELSFSPTTIDVPNLAVPAAGRPDAGDPDATRLRDIRTVDAQGAARAQGTVDAQGAAGARPPAPSAAPDGGDDGATVVRGVRSSAPVAPAPAGQAARPVDDATVRGVRRSTVRARRRWVPALVIGVVVLLVGGAVTAGILLGGDEREPVASPSSGGDDPLDVEGVPAPEEGDIAIGGGGSSVTFTWTNPDAREGDRYIWQRTDGVAGDKTPSSEASATIDGITPGDEVCVSVWIVRSGRQSPEPLEMCTS; encoded by the coding sequence GTGCTGACCGTGCGGCGCGCGCCCACGAGTCCCCCCGAGATCCCCGGGCTGACGTTCCTGCGACCCCTCGGGTCTGGAGGGTTCAGCGACGTCTACCTGTACCAGCAGGAGCTGCCCCGTCGTGAGGTGGCGGTCAAGGTGCTCGCGGCCGAGACGGTCGACGATCAGGCCAGGGCGGCGTTCGTCGGCGAGGCGAACCTCATGGCGCAGCTCTCGGCGCACCCGTACATCGTGACCATCTACGGCGCCTCGGTCGCAGCGGACGGCCGACCGTATTTCATGATGGAGTACTGCGCGGGGCCGAGCCTCGCCGATCAGTACAAGGACCATCGCTTCACCGTCGCCGACGCCCTGCGGACGGGCGTCCGACTCTCGAGCGCCGTCGCGACGGCCCACTCCGCCGGCATCCTGCATCGTGACATCAAGCCGGCCAACGTGCTCACCAACGCTTACGGGTGGCCTGCCCTCACCGACTTCGGAATCTCGGCGGCGCTCGAACCGGATCACGCTCACGCCGGCCTGACCTCTGCGGGCGACACCCCCGTCGGGGAGGCCGATGGAGGGACGAGCCCCACGATCGGCATGTCGATCCCGTGGTCACCGCCGGAGATGTTCGCGGATCACCCGCAGACGGATGTGCGGAGCGACGTCTTCTCGCTGGCCGCGACGATCTACACCCTGCTCGCCGGCCACACCCCGTTCGAGGTGCGCGGGAAGCCGAACGGGATGATCGACCTCATCGGCCGCATCGAACGCGGGGCGATGACGCCGCTCGAGAACGACAGGCCGGACGTCCCCCGTTCGCTCCTGCTCGTTCTCGCTCGCGGCATGGCCGTCGACAAGGAGTCGCGGTACGACTCGGTCCTCGAGTTCGCCCGCGCGCTGCAGAGGGTCGAGCTGGAGCTCTCCTTCAGCCCTACGACGATCGACGTCCCGAATCTCGCGGTGCCGGCCGCCGGTCGTCCGGACGCCGGAGACCCCGATGCCACGCGGCTGCGTGACATCCGCACCGTCGACGCCCAGGGCGCCGCTAGGGCCCAAGGCACCGTCGACGCCCAGGGCGCCGCCGGTGCCCGCCCGCCCGCGCCCAGTGCAGCGCCCGACGGCGGCGACGACGGCGCGACGGTGGTCCGTGGCGTGCGTTCGTCAGCTCCCGTGGCTCCCGCTCCGGCGGGTCAGGCGGCCCGCCCTGTGGACGACGCGACCGTCAGGGGCGTCCGCCGATCGACGGTCCGTGCGCGGCGCCGGTGGGTCCCCGCTCTCGTGATCGGTGTCGTCGTGCTCCTCGTGGGGGGTGCGGTCACGGCGGGAATCCTCCTCGGCGGGGATGAACGCGAACCCGTCGCGAGCCCCAGCTCGGGCGGGGACGACCCTCTCGACGTCGAGGGGGTCCCCGCGCCGGAGGAGGGTGACATCGCGATCGGCGGCGGTGGATCGTCCGTCACCTTCACCTGGACCAACCCGGACGCGCGCGAGGGCGACCGCTACATCTGGCAGCGGACGGACGGCGTCGCGGGCGACAAGACCCCGTCGAGCGAGGCCTCCGCGACGATCGACGGCATCACCCCTGGCGACGAGGTGTGCGTGTCCGTCTGGATCGTGCGCTCCGGTCGTCAGTCACCCGAACCCCTGGAGATGTGCACATCGTGA
- a CDS encoding FHA domain-containing protein, whose translation MRPENAMTVFRYRPTLTPEWLVVAAPGCMLSVRLDLSSPRIEQLVSLTRGGSTVQGLLDALTSGGLANTPSFVLAFWLPGRLTADGVGVVARGEGRAVVETTGGDVAVEAGGFASWTERHVDAATGVVFELGDAGGDVIDLEIDGGSVWASRVSVVDGAADAASPAAASPEVASPVVASPDTTSADSSMPEPDSADATVVEDIDDDPIEGHTIARPSRAVRAAREAAIADAVAPPAPPLPPAPPLPSVAPAPGVPGAAVPVDTLGDHDGLTVLAEDLRAARQSGHLPAAAPTQSFAVQCYELELPSGARQRLDAPVLLGRAPSVAGVPASALPHLVTLAGDDISRNHVRVAVEGGTVVVTDLHSSNGTLVVIPGRAPEKLRGGEPTPVIGGSLIDLGGGVTVRVWEC comes from the coding sequence ATGAGACCCGAGAACGCCATGACCGTCTTCCGCTACCGCCCCACGCTCACTCCGGAGTGGCTCGTCGTCGCCGCGCCCGGGTGCATGCTCTCCGTTCGACTCGATCTCTCGAGTCCGCGCATCGAGCAGCTGGTCTCGCTCACTCGCGGCGGCTCGACCGTGCAGGGTCTCCTCGACGCCCTCACGTCCGGCGGGCTCGCGAACACGCCGTCGTTCGTGCTCGCGTTCTGGCTGCCCGGACGGCTGACCGCCGACGGGGTCGGCGTGGTGGCCCGCGGTGAGGGTCGCGCCGTCGTGGAGACGACCGGGGGAGACGTCGCGGTGGAGGCCGGCGGATTCGCGAGCTGGACCGAGCGTCACGTCGACGCGGCGACGGGTGTCGTCTTCGAGCTGGGCGACGCCGGTGGCGACGTCATCGACCTCGAGATCGACGGCGGCTCGGTGTGGGCATCGCGCGTCTCGGTCGTCGACGGTGCCGCCGATGCGGCGAGTCCTGCGGCGGCGAGCCCTGAGGTGGCGAGCCCTGTGGTGGCGAGCCCCGACACGACGAGCGCTGACTCGAGCATGCCCGAGCCCGACTCGGCTGATGCGACGGTCGTCGAGGACATCGACGACGATCCGATCGAGGGGCACACGATCGCGCGTCCCTCGCGAGCCGTGCGCGCGGCGCGCGAGGCGGCCATCGCCGATGCGGTCGCTCCACCGGCGCCTCCTCTCCCTCCGGCCCCCCCGCTGCCGTCGGTCGCGCCCGCTCCGGGTGTTCCCGGCGCGGCTGTGCCCGTCGACACGCTCGGTGATCACGACGGCCTCACGGTGCTGGCGGAGGACCTGCGCGCCGCTCGACAGTCCGGTCACCTGCCCGCCGCCGCACCGACACAGTCGTTCGCGGTGCAGTGCTACGAGCTGGAGCTGCCGTCGGGCGCACGTCAGCGTCTCGACGCACCCGTCCTCCTCGGGCGCGCGCCGAGCGTGGCCGGTGTGCCGGCCTCCGCCCTTCCCCACCTGGTCACGCTCGCGGGCGACGACATCTCGCGCAACCATGTGCGTGTCGCCGTCGAGGGAGGCACCGTCGTCGTGACGGATCTCCACTCCTCCAACGGGACGCTGGTCGTGATCCCTGGTCGGGCCCCCGAGAAGCTCCGCGGCGGTGAACCCACTCCCGTGATCGGCGGCTCACTCATCGATCTCGGTGGCGGGGTGACCGTCCGCGTCTGGGAGTGCTGA
- a CDS encoding PP2C family protein-serine/threonine phosphatase — translation MTDRIVIVDERSEISITAFGRTETGPVRAVNEDSLFTSAPVFAVADGLGGHHRGDLASRAMVEQLALSIRPGRPTTPDAIFTAITAANAAVRSWSARGGVAGTTIAGVALVSLSTQIDLHWMAFNIGDSRVYLRDERGLRQVTVDHSAVQELVDDGSITRLQAATHPDRNVVTRAVGVEDDADPDVWLIPVTGRQTFVICSDGLTRDVSEAEILAELDTDVAAAAGALVERAIRQGSRDNVTVVVVDATSTETGPERPGYHDLRPLGVLEETLPRT, via the coding sequence GTGACGGATCGGATCGTGATCGTCGACGAACGATCGGAGATCTCGATCACCGCGTTCGGTCGGACCGAGACCGGGCCGGTGCGTGCGGTCAACGAGGACAGCCTCTTCACGTCCGCGCCGGTCTTCGCCGTCGCCGATGGACTGGGAGGGCACCATCGCGGCGACCTCGCGAGCCGCGCGATGGTCGAGCAGCTCGCCCTCAGCATCCGGCCGGGACGTCCGACGACGCCCGACGCGATCTTCACCGCGATCACCGCGGCGAACGCGGCCGTCCGCTCGTGGAGCGCTCGCGGAGGTGTCGCCGGGACGACGATCGCCGGTGTCGCCCTCGTGAGTCTGTCGACGCAGATCGATCTGCACTGGATGGCCTTCAACATCGGCGACTCCCGCGTGTACCTGCGCGACGAGCGCGGGCTGCGTCAGGTGACCGTCGACCACTCGGCCGTGCAGGAACTCGTCGACGACGGCTCCATCACCCGCCTGCAGGCGGCGACCCACCCCGACCGCAACGTCGTCACGCGTGCCGTCGGCGTCGAGGACGATGCGGATCCCGACGTCTGGCTCATCCCCGTGACGGGCCGCCAGACCTTCGTGATCTGTTCCGATGGTCTCACCCGCGACGTGTCGGAGGCGGAGATCCTTGCGGAACTCGACACCGACGTGGCGGCAGCGGCCGGCGCGCTCGTCGAACGCGCCATCCGACAGGGATCGCGAGACAACGTGACGGTCGTCGTCGTCGACGCCACGAGCACGGAGACCGGACCGGAGCGCCCCGGATATCACGACCTCCGGCCGCTCGGAGTGCTCGAAGAGACCCTTCCGCGAACATGA
- a CDS encoding vitamin K epoxide reductase family protein yields MTSNTPDHEASDHNETTPHGEAGVPVEPVQPVSAQDVYDGDETPSSAAPGGERLHPDAVNDPADGVRTDAAAAEAADVGAEEREPYPIGATDAEPAPVTSSSSGDEIVVDYGSAQEPDPADEPPLTKPSPADEQHPYPPQALGEPAPATATAATGAGVAGVAAAGAATDRDRDNASERTDRDADASSRPVYVQAPTPPKAKGNRGFGILIGLLATVVFAGLYLLALVFVVTPFMTPASDAAPDTALMSTLASAVFYVPVIVFFLAWALLVVILTRASWWGYVIGGFFVGLLTYAGYLAGLLAANAFEVAPSQVPQFLLDHLFDAPALLAFVIAREVPIWFGVWVGKRGRAVRVRNAEARDEYERLLEAGPSARV; encoded by the coding sequence ATGACGTCGAACACGCCGGACCACGAGGCTTCGGACCACAACGAGACCACACCGCACGGTGAGGCGGGCGTTCCCGTCGAGCCCGTACAGCCCGTCTCGGCACAGGACGTCTACGACGGAGACGAGACCCCTTCATCCGCCGCCCCCGGAGGCGAGCGATTGCACCCCGACGCCGTGAACGATCCGGCCGATGGTGTGCGTACCGATGCGGCGGCCGCGGAGGCGGCGGACGTCGGCGCCGAGGAGCGTGAGCCGTACCCCATCGGAGCGACCGACGCCGAGCCGGCGCCCGTGACGTCGTCCTCGTCGGGCGATGAGATCGTGGTCGACTACGGCTCGGCGCAGGAGCCGGACCCGGCGGACGAGCCCCCGCTCACGAAGCCGTCGCCCGCGGACGAGCAGCACCCGTATCCTCCGCAGGCGCTCGGCGAGCCCGCACCGGCGACCGCGACGGCCGCCACCGGTGCCGGCGTGGCCGGCGTCGCCGCGGCGGGTGCCGCCACCGATCGCGATCGCGACAACGCTTCGGAGCGGACCGACCGCGACGCAGACGCCTCGAGCCGTCCGGTGTACGTGCAGGCTCCCACGCCGCCGAAGGCGAAGGGTAACCGCGGTTTCGGCATCCTGATCGGACTCCTCGCGACCGTCGTGTTCGCCGGGCTCTACCTCCTCGCCCTCGTGTTCGTCGTGACGCCGTTCATGACGCCGGCCTCGGACGCCGCTCCCGACACGGCGCTCATGAGCACGCTCGCGAGCGCGGTGTTCTACGTTCCCGTGATCGTCTTCTTCCTCGCCTGGGCCCTCCTCGTCGTGATCCTCACGCGCGCCTCCTGGTGGGGATACGTGATCGGCGGGTTCTTCGTCGGTCTGCTCACCTACGCCGGATACCTCGCCGGTCTCCTCGCGGCCAACGCCTTCGAGGTGGCCCCGTCGCAGGTGCCGCAGTTCCTCCTCGATCACCTCTTCGATGCGCCGGCCCTCCTCGCCTTCGTCATCGCCCGAGAGGTCCCGATCTGGTTCGGCGTCTGGGTCGGCAAGCGCGGCCGCGCCGTCCGGGTGCGCAACGCCGAGGCGCGCGACGAGTACGAGCGTCTCCTCGAGGCCGGTCCCTCGGCGCGCGTCTGA